In Dasypus novemcinctus isolate mDasNov1 chromosome 10, mDasNov1.1.hap2, whole genome shotgun sequence, one DNA window encodes the following:
- the LOC101431491 gene encoding olfactory receptor 10Z1-like — protein sequence MGNHTTASTFFLWGFSSFPDLQILLFVMIFFSHVTILTANLFIMVAIKLSHNLHIPMYFLLCGLSFSETCTTLVIIPRMLVDLLSDSKMISFLECATQMFFFFGLSSNNCFIMTSMAYDRYTAIHNPLHYSMLITRKVCFQLMMASWVIGFLVSLCIVIIVFNLSFCDSKTIQHFFCDIAPVVSLACDSTSLHEVVIFVLSAFVLVGSFIFIMISYVFIVSIVVKMPSAKGRYKAFSTCSSHLTMVSIHYGFASFVYLRPKNSDSFREDMLMAVIYTVLTPLLSPIVYSLRNKEMQLALRKVLENANRFIHHLANKRTINIF from the coding sequence ATGGGAAATCATACAACAGCAAGTACATTCTTTCTGTGgggattttccagttttccagacCTGCAGATTCTCCTCTTTGTGATGATTTTCTTCTCCCATGTGACTATCCTAACTGCAAATCTGTTCATAATGGTGGCCATCAAGCTCAGTCACAACCTTCACATCCCAATGTACTTCCTCCTTTGTGGCTTGTCCTTTTCAGAAACCTGTACCACTCTGGTAATCATCCCCCGCATGCTGGTGGACTTGCTGTCAGACAGCAAGATGATTTCTTTCCTTGAGTGTGCTACacagatgtttttcttttttggcttgtCATCCAACAACTGCTTCATCATGACTTCCATGGCCTATGACCGTTACACTGCCATCCACAACCCACTGCACTATTCCATGCTGATAACCAGAAAGGTCTGCTTTCAGCTGATGATGGCCTCTTGGGTGATTGGTTTTCTGGTGTCCCTGTGCATTGTGATTATAGTGTTCAACTTGTCATTTTGTGATTCCAAAACCATCCAGCATTTCTTCTGTGACATCGCACCCGTGGTCTCCCTTGCTTGTGATTCTACTTCCCTTCATGAAGTAGTCATTTTTGTGCTCTCTGCCTTTGTGCTAGTGGGCAGCtttattttcattatgatttCTTATGTCTTCATTGTATCTATAGTTGTGAAGATGCCCTCCGCAAAAGGTAGGTATAAGGCCTTCTCGACTTGTTCCTCCCACCTCACTATGGTGTCCATACACTATGGATttgcttcatttgtttatttgaggCCAAAGAACAGTGACTCATTCCGTGAAGACATGCTGATGGCTGTGATATATACAGTGCTGACACCTCTGCTTAGCCCCATTGTTTACAGtctaagaaacaaagaaatgcagCTGGCCCTAAGGAAAGTACTAGAAAATGCAAATAGGTTTATTCATCATTTGgcaaataaaagaaccataaacaTTTTCTAA